A genomic segment from Methanoplanus limicola DSM 2279 encodes:
- a CDS encoding permease, whose protein sequence is MFEEQLTIAFNEFVHVAVVLVIIIAVIAILTGIVREYVPQEKIQKRLGSGLGRKGPIIGALLGILTPFCSASMIPVSMGMIESKVPFPTVLAFLFSAPVCNFMVVGIIFGVFGWQIALVYFVVTLVMAIIGGTFLGSTRLKHEVKEVGVAGESYCSASAPASAPACGVPLSSASPAPLASGCGCSAPVTKPVSTCCFEPVVPSSACCGSTSPAAEYEGGSFWERNRPRIVRSMPFARALFVKIIPYVLVGAAISGIIAAFVPASIVETYVGNSNLLAIPIAAVIGVPLYLRIEMAIPLLSVLLTKGMSLGAAMALLIGGTGASLPEIAILSSMLRPKAIAAYVLWVFVTATLGGFVFYVLFIG, encoded by the coding sequence GTGTTTGAAGAACAACTGACCATCGCATTCAATGAATTCGTCCACGTCGCCGTAGTGCTCGTGATCATTATCGCTGTTATCGCGATTCTCACGGGTATCGTGCGTGAATATGTTCCCCAGGAAAAGATCCAGAAACGCCTCGGGAGCGGCCTCGGGAGAAAAGGGCCGATCATCGGGGCGCTCCTTGGGATACTCACCCCGTTTTGCAGCGCATCGATGATACCGGTCTCGATGGGAATGATAGAGTCAAAAGTACCCTTCCCGACTGTGCTGGCATTTTTATTCTCTGCCCCGGTCTGCAATTTCATGGTCGTGGGAATCATCTTCGGGGTCTTCGGCTGGCAGATCGCTCTTGTATATTTTGTCGTGACCCTCGTCATGGCGATAATCGGCGGAACGTTCCTCGGCAGCACCCGGCTGAAGCATGAGGTCAAGGAAGTGGGGGTCGCAGGCGAATCATACTGCTCCGCATCTGCTCCGGCATCAGCACCCGCATGCGGCGTTCCACTGTCCAGTGCATCTCCGGCACCGCTCGCTTCGGGATGTGGGTGTTCAGCACCGGTTACAAAACCGGTTTCGACATGCTGCTTTGAACCCGTGGTTCCATCGTCCGCGTGCTGCGGCTCGACATCACCCGCCGCTGAATATGAGGGTGGAAGTTTCTGGGAACGCAACCGCCCCCGTATCGTCCGAAGCATGCCGTTTGCCCGGGCACTCTTTGTAAAGATAATTCCTTACGTGCTCGTCGGTGCAGCGATCAGCGGCATCATCGCGGCGTTCGTTCCTGCATCAATTGTCGAGACCTACGTGGGGAACTCAAACCTCCTCGCAATCCCGATCGCAGCAGTAATCGGGGTCCCGCTCTACCTGAGAATCGAGATGGCGATCCCTCTGCTCTCGGTTCTTCTTACAAAAGGTATGAGCCTCGGTGCGGCAATGGCCCTTCTTATCGGGGGGACCGGCGCGAGCCTGCCGGAGATTGCAATCCTGAGTTCTATGCTCAGACCCAAAGCCATCGCAGCATACGTCCTCTGGGTGTTCGTCACGGCAACACTGGGCGGGTTTGTTTTCTATGTTCTGTTTATCGGGTGA
- the metX gene encoding homoserine O-acetyltransferase MetX: MFPVITIRDMINAQKLLTDYLGIQQLYAVAGGSMGGMQVLQWTVSYPDSVKKAIVIAATGYSTPQQIAFNEVGRKAIISDPEWNGGNYYDTKSYDTPGPVKGLALARMVGHITYLSDESMHAKFGRSLQAKDRIGFDFSTDFAVESYLHHQGDTFTQRFDANSYLYIKKAIDYFDLTKDGSLAKGLEGAHAGFLVISVSSDWLYPPYQSQEIVQALTANECEVRYSEIRSNYGHDAFLLESGQINYLISQFLSRTVVGDVMIHDVPTIEEGATTAVTARRLINLEVNHLPVLSASGQLVGIVTSWDIAKAVAKNFLWLDEIMSKNVVTTVPDEPIESAAKKMEEHSISALPVIDENQKIGQNTPMSMIPYPTFTFP, translated from the coding sequence ATGTTTCCGGTTATCACGATCCGGGACATGATCAATGCCCAGAAACTCCTCACTGACTACCTCGGCATCCAACAGCTCTACGCGGTTGCCGGTGGATCAATGGGTGGCATGCAGGTACTCCAGTGGACGGTCAGCTACCCGGATAGTGTGAAGAAGGCGATTGTAATAGCTGCAACGGGGTACTCGACCCCTCAGCAGATCGCATTCAATGAAGTCGGTCGGAAGGCGATTATCTCGGATCCCGAATGGAACGGCGGGAATTACTATGATACGAAATCGTATGACACACCAGGTCCGGTCAAGGGACTTGCGCTTGCACGCATGGTCGGGCACATCACGTATCTCTCGGACGAGTCGATGCATGCAAAGTTCGGGCGCTCGCTTCAGGCAAAAGACCGGATCGGGTTTGACTTCTCGACTGATTTTGCTGTCGAGAGTTATCTCCACCACCAGGGTGATACGTTTACCCAGCGGTTCGATGCCAACTCATACCTCTACATAAAAAAGGCGATTGATTACTTCGACCTGACCAAAGACGGTTCGCTCGCAAAAGGACTTGAGGGAGCGCATGCAGGATTTCTCGTGATTTCGGTCTCTTCCGATTGGCTGTATCCACCTTACCAGTCACAGGAGATCGTCCAGGCACTGACGGCAAATGAATGCGAGGTGCGGTACAGCGAGATACGATCCAACTACGGGCATGATGCATTCCTGCTGGAATCCGGCCAGATCAATTACCTGATCTCCCAGTTCCTCTCAAGAACTGTTGTCGGGGATGTCATGATTCACGATGTTCCGACCATTGAGGAGGGCGCAACAACAGCGGTGACGGCACGGCGATTGATCAACCTCGAGGTCAATCACCTGCCGGTATTATCGGCAAGCGGACAGCTCGTTGGTATTGTCACTTCGTGGGATATTGCAAAAGCGGTTGCTAAAAATTTCCTCTGGCTTGATGAGATCATGTCAAAAAATGTCGTCACTACAGTGCCGGATGAACCCATCGAGTCGGCAGCAAAAAAAATGGAGGAGCACTCCATATCAGCCTTGCCGGTAATCGATGAGAACCAGAAGATCGGGCAGAATACACCGATGAGCATGATACCATACCCGACTTTTACCTTTCCCTGA
- a CDS encoding DUF3467 domain-containing protein, with product MTKNTKTADTESMTIDVGEMYKYKKEDLMTDISSSAYSNLAYVQATHRDLYIDFLEMPGIKREDGKMHIKGTRIYMSHSAAQKLSKALDGILKTVHSDGGMEFYTPEDKTEPKISTKVQQATTRNKL from the coding sequence ATGACAAAGAATACTAAAACCGCAGATACCGAATCTATGACAATAGATGTCGGTGAAATGTACAAGTACAAAAAAGAAGATCTAATGACCGATATTTCTTCCAGTGCTTATTCTAATCTTGCATATGTACAGGCAACTCATCGAGATCTGTATATTGATTTTCTTGAGATGCCTGGAATAAAAAGAGAGGATGGAAAGATGCACATAAAAGGTACAAGAATTTATATGTCTCATTCTGCGGCCCAAAAACTTTCTAAAGCCCTTGACGGAATATTAAAGACGGTCCATTCAGATGGTGGAATGGAATTTTATACGCCTGAGGATAAAACGGAACCTAAGATATCAACAAAAGTGCAGCAGGCAACTACCAGAAATAAACTTTAA
- a CDS encoding DUF2283 domain-containing protein has translation MGANLIHTDADKIDYDYENDSLFIYVKGAAYKHSLNLNNIIIDFAEGEFIKGVEIQNASKKFNVSKYALQKLHQVDVKLFISNEKIELKIELSIEIRNKCVPKAINAADINEFNIPSGTMAMSCGI, from the coding sequence ATGGGTGCAAATCTGATTCATACGGATGCAGATAAAATAGACTATGATTATGAAAATGACAGTTTATTTATATATGTCAAAGGGGCAGCATATAAGCATTCATTGAATTTAAACAATATAATAATCGATTTTGCTGAAGGAGAATTCATAAAAGGAGTTGAGATCCAAAACGCCTCTAAAAAATTCAATGTCTCAAAATATGCCCTGCAAAAACTTCATCAGGTTGATGTTAAGCTTTTCATCTCAAATGAAAAAATAGAACTTAAAATAGAACTATCTATTGAAATAAGAAACAAATGTGTCCCTAAAGCCATAAATGCAGCAGATATAAATGAATTCAATATCCCCTCCGGAACAATGGCCATGTCATGTGGAATTTGA
- a CDS encoding transcriptional regulator, with protein MKEKFLEIVNESGNLNSKLFSLNRIKILWALSELGEDGATARQIKNGLNIGSDGSTYSNLKPLVEMGYLRMEKVKFESKENLELYVITPDGLEEWNKIKNWLNMLICEEE; from the coding sequence ATGAAGGAAAAATTTTTGGAAATTGTTAATGAGTCCGGAAATTTGAACTCTAAGTTATTTTCACTTAACCGGATAAAAATTCTGTGGGCTTTATCAGAACTTGGTGAAGATGGAGCAACAGCAAGGCAAATAAAAAACGGCCTTAATATTGGAAGTGACGGTTCAACATATTCAAATTTAAAACCACTTGTAGAAATGGGATATCTGCGGATGGAAAAGGTCAAATTTGAATCAAAGGAAAATCTCGAATTATATGTAATTACTCCGGATGGACTTGAAGAGTGGAACAAAATAAAAAACTGGCTTAATATGCTCATTTGTGAGGAGGAATAA
- a CDS encoding STAS domain-containing protein: MTRIDFQNSHIWDQSAVEAIARVIDKYQREGSSVYVTGLNVESQMTLDKGFS; encoded by the coding sequence ATGACCAGGATTGATTTTCAGAATTCGCATATATGGGATCAGTCAGCCGTTGAGGCAATTGCCAGAGTTATTGATAAATATCAGCGTGAAGGAAGTTCAGTATATGTAACCGGCCTTAATGTAGAGAGCCAGATGACGCTTGATAAGGGTTTTTCATAA
- a CDS encoding putative zinc-binding protein — MTGKILVTCSGISSTGKLTLQAANSFILRNPGIFERHLSATAIDDKKSEMLKDNAFLVVLDGCSDCCSCKKIQKAGIEPDIHIIATELGIEKRGAEDPFFSEIDVVSRELKRQVNDQD, encoded by the coding sequence ATGACCGGGAAAATTCTTGTTACCTGCTCTGGTATTTCAAGCACGGGAAAACTTACTCTTCAGGCGGCAAACTCATTTATTCTCCGAAACCCGGGTATTTTTGAGAGGCATTTATCAGCAACTGCAATTGATGATAAAAAATCAGAGATGCTAAAGGACAATGCCTTTTTAGTTGTTCTGGATGGCTGTTCTGACTGCTGTTCGTGCAAAAAAATACAAAAGGCTGGTATTGAGCCGGACATTCATATAATTGCAACAGAACTTGGAATTGAAAAACGAGGAGCAGAAGACCCGTTCTTTTCAGAGATTGATGTAGTTAGCAGGGAACTGAAACGGCAGGTAAATGACCAGGATTGA
- a CDS encoding arsenate reductase ArsC, which produces MTKKKVLFICTHNSARSQMGEGYLNARYGDKYEAFSAGTEVTSVNPYAIKVMGEIGVDISGHRSKKIDEFFGVEMDILVTVCDSAKGACPMFPWAKEKIHAGFIDPSSAKGSEEEILSFFRNIRDEITEFIDVKFGRE; this is translated from the coding sequence ATGACTAAAAAGAAGGTTCTGTTTATATGCACTCATAACAGTGCAAGATCACAGATGGGAGAGGGATATCTGAATGCCCGGTATGGAGATAAATATGAGGCGTTTTCTGCCGGAACCGAGGTTACGTCTGTAAACCCGTATGCCATCAAAGTTATGGGTGAGATTGGAGTTGATATCTCAGGCCACAGATCTAAAAAGATTGATGAATTCTTTGGAGTTGAGATGGATATTCTTGTAACTGTCTGTGACAGTGCAAAGGGAGCATGCCCGATGTTTCCCTGGGCGAAGGAAAAAATTCATGCAGGATTTATTGACCCGTCATCTGCTAAAGGCAGTGAGGAAGAGATTTTGTCTTTTTTCAGAAATATCAGAGATGAGATTACAGAGTTTATTGATGTAAAATTTGGCCGGGAATGA
- a CDS encoding aromatic aminobenezylarsenical efflux permease ArsG family transporter encodes MTGFLESMGMSSIPVVAAFFIGLMTAFSPCPLATNIAAIAYISGKGEKFVRTLSAGILYAGGRAFGYILVAAAVLWLGLGVAPVSAFLRNYGEMLLGPFLLIIGIIILKEISFDSFNFLRSDYSGRLKMWLFNQGLLGSFGLGFVFALAFCPFSAALFFGMLIPIAVSNSDPLIIPASFALATAFPVILVSLLIGGGITGAARFMGRVNKADSYIRTAAAYVFIAGGIYYIVIWIKSMIL; translated from the coding sequence TTGACAGGCTTTCTTGAATCCATGGGAATGAGCAGCATCCCCGTAGTTGCAGCGTTTTTCATAGGGCTGATGACAGCTTTTAGTCCATGTCCGCTTGCAACAAATATTGCCGCAATTGCATATATCTCCGGAAAGGGTGAGAAGTTTGTGAGGACTTTGTCAGCCGGAATTCTGTATGCAGGCGGGAGGGCTTTTGGATACATTCTTGTTGCAGCGGCTGTTTTGTGGCTCGGACTGGGTGTTGCACCTGTCTCTGCATTTCTCAGGAATTACGGTGAGATGCTTCTTGGGCCTTTTTTGCTGATTATAGGAATTATTATCCTAAAGGAGATATCATTTGATTCTTTTAATTTTTTGAGGAGTGATTATTCCGGCAGGCTTAAAATGTGGCTTTTTAATCAGGGCCTTTTAGGCAGTTTCGGGCTGGGGTTTGTATTTGCTCTTGCATTCTGCCCTTTTAGTGCGGCACTTTTCTTTGGAATGCTTATTCCAATTGCGGTCAGTAACTCCGATCCTCTGATAATTCCGGCATCATTTGCTCTTGCAACGGCATTCCCGGTAATTCTTGTCTCTCTTCTTATTGGAGGAGGAATTACAGGCGCTGCCAGGTTTATGGGCAGAGTGAATAAAGCTGATTCGTATATCAGGACTGCTGCGGCTTATGTCTTCATTGCCGGTGGAATTTACTATATTGTAATCTGGATTAAAAGTATGATATTATGA
- a CDS encoding nitrophenyl compound nitroreductase subunit ArsF family protein, which produces MSAGCMGASSDGNEDKISQFEDKYGAQKVELYHFHTNNQCYSCVLLGELANETVHTFYQDSLDSGKLVFDHINIDDENNSQVVNKYEAAGSSLIIGVYGKNGEFYKENLAGALYRINSPNSFADYMKTILSPLLGGSI; this is translated from the coding sequence TTGTCAGCAGGATGTATGGGTGCATCATCAGACGGGAATGAAGATAAAATCTCCCAATTTGAAGATAAATATGGTGCTCAAAAGGTAGAACTCTATCATTTCCATACGAATAACCAGTGCTACTCCTGTGTATTACTTGGAGAGCTTGCAAATGAGACCGTCCATACCTTTTATCAGGATTCTCTCGATTCAGGCAAACTTGTATTTGACCACATAAATATTGATGATGAAAATAACTCTCAGGTTGTCAATAAATACGAAGCGGCAGGTTCGTCTCTGATAATCGGTGTTTACGGCAAAAACGGTGAATTTTATAAGGAAAACCTTGCAGGTGCACTGTACCGGATAAATTCTCCAAATTCTTTTGCAGATTATATGAAGACCATTCTTAGTCCTCTTTTGGGTGGCAGTATTTGA
- the arsB gene encoding ACR3 family arsenite efflux transporter yields the protein MEIQNKKRDLGIFEKYLTIWVALCIAGGILLGRFFPQAAVTLDSYSVYEVSIPIAIALFFMMYPIMVKIDFGEVLRAAQTPKPVLLTLIINWAIKPFTMFLIAYFFLGYVFVDFIPGTEILANGTEVELWRSYVSGCILLGIAPCTAMVLMWSYLARGNDGLTLIMVAINSLTMLILYAPLGGFLLGVNSMPIPWQTILLSVAVYVGLPLVLGYLTRRWIISKKGMAWFEGKFLHILTPVSIIALLGTLVLLFSFKGDVIVQNPLTILWIAVPLFIQTMLIFTLGYFVLARRFRLPYRDAAPVGMIGASNHFEVAIATAAILFGLSSGAALATVVGVLIEVPVMLMLVKICLRTQNLFEKSAIENEA from the coding sequence TTGGAAATCCAAAATAAAAAAAGAGACCTAGGAATATTTGAGAAATATCTTACCATATGGGTTGCTCTGTGTATAGCGGGCGGTATTCTTCTTGGAAGATTTTTCCCGCAGGCCGCGGTTACACTGGATAGTTATTCTGTCTATGAGGTCTCAATTCCAATTGCAATCGCTCTTTTTTTCATGATGTATCCAATAATGGTAAAGATAGACTTTGGAGAGGTTTTAAGAGCGGCACAGACGCCAAAGCCCGTTCTGCTGACGCTTATTATAAACTGGGCGATTAAGCCGTTTACAATGTTTCTGATTGCATACTTCTTCCTTGGATATGTCTTTGTCGACTTTATTCCCGGAACAGAAATTCTGGCAAACGGGACTGAGGTTGAACTCTGGAGAAGTTATGTATCAGGGTGTATCCTTCTTGGAATTGCTCCATGCACTGCAATGGTTCTTATGTGGAGTTACCTTGCACGCGGAAACGACGGCTTAACTCTGATTATGGTTGCAATAAACTCGCTTACAATGCTCATTTTGTATGCACCACTTGGAGGATTTCTGCTCGGGGTTAATTCAATGCCGATCCCATGGCAGACGATTCTGCTCTCGGTTGCAGTATATGTCGGGCTTCCTCTTGTCCTTGGCTATCTGACAAGGAGATGGATAATCTCAAAGAAGGGCATGGCCTGGTTTGAGGGGAAATTCCTGCATATTTTAACTCCGGTGAGCATTATCGCACTTCTTGGAACACTTGTTTTACTCTTCAGTTTCAAGGGTGATGTAATAGTTCAAAATCCGCTAACAATACTCTGGATTGCAGTTCCGCTCTTCATTCAGACAATGCTGATATTCACTCTTGGCTACTTTGTCCTGGCACGACGCTTCAGACTGCCTTACCGTGATGCAGCACCTGTCGGGATGATTGGGGCATCGAATCATTTTGAGGTTGCCATTGCAACCGCTGCGATTCTCTTTGGGCTTTCATCCGGAGCTGCGCTTGCAACGGTTGTCGGTGTATTAATTGAGGTGCCGGTTATGCTGATGCTTGTTAAAATTTGTCTTAGGACACAGAATCTGTTTGAGAAAAGTGCCATTGAAAATGAGGCTTAA
- a CDS encoding ArsR/SmtB family transcription factor: protein MSEKNRTEKIYAEIKGQSGKLLCDCDGINEIDQITDSIPSEDNIKNICIIFRALADEKRIKILSMLEIEPLCVCIIKSILEISDSRLSYHLSILKKAGLISGEQKGTWITYSLTQKGKKWLLSGKNNVQ from the coding sequence ATGTCAGAGAAAAACAGAACCGAAAAAATATATGCGGAAATAAAAGGGCAATCAGGAAAATTACTTTGTGATTGCGATGGAATTAATGAGATTGATCAAATAACAGACAGTATTCCATCTGAAGATAATATTAAAAATATTTGCATAATCTTTCGTGCACTTGCGGATGAAAAAAGAATCAAAATACTCTCAATGCTTGAGATAGAGCCGCTTTGCGTCTGCATAATAAAATCAATTCTTGAAATTTCCGATTCCCGCCTTTCATATCACCTGTCAATTTTAAAAAAAGCCGGGCTTATTTCCGGTGAGCAGAAAGGAACCTGGATAACATACAGCCTGACACAAAAAGGGAAAAAGTGGCTTTTATCCGGTAAAAACAACGTGCAATAA
- a CDS encoding cation diffusion facilitator family transporter, with translation MTNDNFRDYRKPIKIALFITFFFFLVEVAGGLLSGSLALISDAGHMFSDLFSLLLSLGAMTLALQLPTKQRTYGYHRVEILAAFINSILLLLVSTFILWEAYQRLLNPTPVQGGLMLIVACIGLAVNLGVMFLLHGSHNLNVRSAFLHVMGDTISSVAVIASAVWISFTGQVIADPILSGFIAVLIVISAVRILRETLIIFLQFTPQSVDFDMVVADMTSVKGVEGVHHVHLWSLCSDINVIDAHVYSSVRDFEKTEQMKQEIKTRLKNYKILHSTLEFEYKECKDCALVERFQMLPDQLSGETKER, from the coding sequence ATGACAAACGATAATTTTCGGGACTACCGGAAACCGATTAAGATTGCACTTTTCATCACATTTTTTTTCTTTCTCGTAGAGGTTGCCGGAGGGCTGCTCTCCGGGTCGCTCGCACTCATCAGTGATGCGGGACACATGTTCAGTGATCTCTTCTCGCTCCTTCTCTCTCTTGGGGCAATGACCCTTGCTCTCCAGCTTCCCACAAAGCAGCGAACTTATGGTTACCACCGGGTGGAAATTCTCGCAGCGTTCATCAACTCCATCCTTTTGCTCCTTGTAAGCACCTTCATACTCTGGGAAGCATACCAGCGGCTTCTCAACCCCACCCCGGTACAGGGCGGGCTGATGTTAATCGTGGCCTGCATCGGTCTTGCAGTGAACCTGGGAGTTATGTTTCTCCTCCACGGGAGCCATAACCTGAATGTCCGGAGTGCATTCCTGCATGTGATGGGAGATACAATCTCGTCGGTTGCGGTGATTGCTTCTGCCGTGTGGATTTCTTTCACCGGGCAGGTAATCGCTGATCCCATTCTCTCCGGCTTCATAGCAGTTCTGATTGTGATCTCAGCTGTCAGAATACTACGTGAAACACTCATAATATTTCTTCAGTTCACGCCACAATCGGTGGATTTCGATATGGTTGTTGCTGATATGACTTCAGTGAAAGGAGTGGAAGGGGTACATCATGTCCATCTCTGGAGTCTCTGTTCCGATATCAACGTAATCGATGCGCATGTGTACTCCTCCGTGCGGGATTTTGAAAAAACTGAACAGATGAAACAGGAGATCAAGACCCGGCTAAAAAATTACAAAATTCTCCACTCCACGCTGGAGTTTGAATACAAAGAATGCAAAGACTGTGCTCTTGTGGAACGCTTCCAGATGCTCCCAGATCAATTATCCGGGGAAACGAAAGAGAGATGA
- a CDS encoding MoaD/ThiS family protein, with the protein MKCGTAGYDSRNIEFIAGLDTLLADGDLIALFPPAAGG; encoded by the coding sequence ATGAAATGCGGGACAGCCGGATATGATAGCAGGAATATTGAATTTATAGCAGGACTTGATACCCTTCTGGCTGACGGGGATCTGATTGCCCTCTTTCCTCCGGCGGCAGGTGGGTAG
- a CDS encoding universal stress protein translates to MKMKSVLIPLEVYGTAGRMLPAVAEIARLGIEEAELLHVETELMHVINVPETADDSDIYESDDQVLKGWKSNIEDCGVSKVEYEVLKGIPWIEILEKAENNPPSLIVMGSHGKTLIPRMLLGSQTENVLHHTDVPLLILRLSVMKKGDPESCTINSDLFRRVLYLTDFSEEAKRCIPFIEWMASAKPDQLVILHVQDTRRLWPATQEQINEFNEKDTRRLAELKEQMNNYGISQIVTELVTGNAIDEILGVADSFKPTIIVMGAKGRTGALKALLGGVAEAVVHRADAHVLVVR, encoded by the coding sequence ATGAAAATGAAATCGGTTTTAATCCCATTGGAAGTATACGGCACAGCAGGCAGGATGCTCCCTGCCGTTGCAGAGATTGCCCGTCTTGGTATTGAAGAGGCTGAACTTTTGCATGTGGAGACTGAACTTATGCATGTGATCAATGTCCCTGAGACGGCAGATGACTCCGACATCTATGAATCTGATGATCAGGTCCTAAAGGGGTGGAAGAGCAATATAGAAGACTGTGGCGTATCAAAAGTGGAATATGAGGTTTTAAAAGGCATTCCATGGATAGAGATCCTGGAAAAGGCAGAAAATAATCCTCCCTCACTCATTGTAATGGGTTCGCACGGGAAAACGCTTATCCCCCGGATGCTGCTTGGAAGCCAGACAGAAAATGTCCTGCACCATACAGATGTTCCCCTGCTCATCCTCAGGTTATCTGTTATGAAAAAGGGAGACCCTGAATCATGCACTATTAATTCTGATCTCTTCCGCCGCGTCCTTTATCTTACTGATTTCTCTGAAGAGGCAAAAAGGTGCATTCCGTTTATAGAGTGGATGGCCAGTGCAAAACCAGATCAGCTTGTGATCCTGCATGTTCAGGACACAAGGCGTCTCTGGCCTGCAACGCAGGAACAGATAAATGAGTTCAACGAAAAAGACACAAGGCGTCTTGCAGAATTAAAGGAGCAAATGAATAATTATGGCATATCTCAAATCGTTACCGAACTGGTAACCGGAAATGCTATTGATGAGATATTAGGTGTTGCAGATTCTTTCAAACCTACAATCATTGTAATGGGAGCAAAAGGAAGAACCGGCGCTTTAAAAGCTCTTCTTGGCGGAGTAGCCGAGGCCGTTGTTCATAGGGCTGATGCTCATGTGCTGGTGGTTCGTTGA
- a CDS encoding sulfite exporter TauE/SafE family protein, whose protein sequence is MELELIYILALLLTGIVVGFGCGLLGVGGCFIMIPVQYWVLTSMGYDPHISILVAFGTNLAVVLPTALSGTYGHNKKGAVMWNAAVTMGLAGFFGAFIGAYLATLIPGEYLKIIFGVVILLSAVRMLTAKPPKVEENPVNNVIIFLLWGIPIGILSGIIGIGGGVVLIPIMVLALHFKMHEAVGTSTALMAFTALGGTIAYIINGLSVTGLPEYSLGYLNLLQWVLLAVPGVIMARAGVCVAHKMPAKQLKYVFIAVMIYMGLKMTGFFSFLGLPL, encoded by the coding sequence ATGGAATTGGAATTAATATACATACTTGCACTTCTCCTCACCGGAATTGTTGTAGGTTTTGGTTGCGGACTTTTGGGCGTTGGCGGATGCTTCATAATGATCCCGGTCCAGTACTGGGTTTTAACATCAATGGGTTATGATCCTCATATATCTATTCTTGTTGCATTCGGTACAAATCTTGCAGTAGTACTTCCAACTGCTCTTTCCGGAACATATGGCCACAACAAAAAAGGCGCAGTCATGTGGAATGCCGCTGTTACGATGGGTCTTGCCGGATTTTTTGGCGCATTTATTGGTGCATACCTCGCGACTTTAATCCCTGGTGAATACCTGAAAATTATTTTCGGTGTTGTAATTCTCCTGAGTGCCGTAAGAATGCTCACCGCCAAACCGCCGAAAGTGGAAGAAAATCCGGTAAACAACGTCATCATCTTCCTTTTATGGGGTATTCCGATTGGTATTCTATCCGGAATTATCGGTATTGGCGGCGGTGTCGTTCTAATCCCCATAATGGTGCTTGCACTTCACTTTAAGATGCATGAAGCAGTAGGAACATCAACTGCACTGATGGCGTTTACTGCTCTTGGCGGGACAATTGCATATATAATAAACGGACTTTCGGTTACCGGACTCCCTGAATATTCACTGGGTTATTTAAATTTACTTCAATGGGTGCTTCTTGCAGTGCCGGGTGTAATCATGGCCAGGGCCGGGGTTTGTGTGGCACACAAAATGCCCGCAAAACAGCTTAAGTATGTTTTCATTGCTGTTATGATCTATATGGGGCTTAAGATGACAGGATTTTTTTCATTCCTGGGGCTTCCTCTGTAA
- a CDS encoding ArsR/SmtB family transcription factor gives MTDKIRGDAKSYGLPPEIESSLQKSGGIDGIVSKMPDEDTIGQICTLHHVLSDQNRMKILLMLSKQQLCVCVIRTVLDIADSKLSYHLSVLKENGLIFGEQQGNWIIYSLTDKGRALLP, from the coding sequence ATGACAGATAAGATAAGAGGAGATGCCAAAAGTTACGGACTGCCTCCGGAGATAGAGAGTTCGCTTCAGAAATCCGGCGGGATTGACGGAATTGTAAGCAAAATGCCGGATGAAGATACTATCGGGCAGATCTGCACCCTGCATCATGTTCTTAGCGATCAGAACAGAATGAAAATTCTCCTGATGCTCTCAAAGCAGCAGCTCTGTGTATGTGTAATCCGGACAGTTCTGGATATTGCCGACTCAAAACTGTCCTATCATCTCTCGGTTTTAAAGGAGAATGGTCTGATTTTTGGAGAACAGCAGGGCAACTGGATAATATACAGTCTGACTGATAAGGGAAGGGCACTGCTGCCATAA